A stretch of Pedosphaera parvula Ellin514 DNA encodes these proteins:
- a CDS encoding nucleoside permease, giving the protein MNTSIRIRLSIMMFLQYFIWGSWYVTMYTFLSQTQKFPDGQIGLAYGTTALAAMISPFFVGMIADRFFATEKVLCFLHCAGGVLLYLASQQTSFWGFYALLLAHTLCYMPTMALTNSLSFSHMTDTGKQFTGIRVLGTIGWIAAGLLVGAMKIEAAKTPMVIGAVASIVMGVFCLCLPHTPPKAAGEPVSVRAVLGLDALSLLKDRSFAIFALSSFMICIPLAFYYNLTNGFLNELNVQNAAGKMTMGQMSELFFMLVFPFFFSRLGIKKMLMAGMLAWAVRYLLFAYGNSQSLVWMLYLGIILHGVCYDFFFVTGQVYVDNQASEKIRSAAQGFIAFITYGSGMFVGSLIQGKVAGMYALQPSGHNWRSIWIIPAGGAAAVLILFVLFFQSKDKKQLKSVPAMDPVAIAE; this is encoded by the coding sequence ATGAATACCTCTATCCGGATTCGCCTATCCATCATGATGTTCCTCCAGTACTTCATCTGGGGTTCCTGGTATGTAACGATGTATACTTTCTTGAGCCAGACTCAGAAATTTCCCGATGGACAGATCGGCTTGGCTTACGGGACTACAGCCCTTGCAGCCATGATCTCTCCTTTTTTTGTAGGCATGATTGCGGATCGTTTCTTTGCCACCGAAAAAGTTCTTTGTTTCCTTCATTGCGCAGGTGGTGTGCTCCTCTATTTGGCTTCACAACAAACTAGTTTCTGGGGCTTCTATGCGCTCTTGCTGGCTCATACTTTGTGCTACATGCCCACGATGGCCCTCACAAACTCCCTTTCGTTTTCGCACATGACGGATACTGGCAAACAGTTTACGGGCATTCGAGTTCTGGGGACAATTGGGTGGATAGCCGCCGGCCTCCTGGTAGGAGCAATGAAAATCGAAGCTGCCAAAACCCCCATGGTAATTGGCGCAGTGGCCTCGATCGTTATGGGAGTTTTCTGCCTCTGCCTGCCCCATACTCCGCCCAAAGCTGCGGGCGAACCCGTTAGCGTGCGCGCCGTGCTGGGTTTGGATGCGTTGAGCTTGTTGAAAGACCGCTCCTTCGCGATCTTTGCCCTCAGTTCTTTCATGATCTGTATTCCTTTGGCGTTTTATTACAATCTCACAAACGGCTTTTTAAACGAATTGAACGTCCAAAACGCTGCTGGCAAGATGACAATGGGCCAAATGTCCGAGCTCTTTTTCATGCTCGTTTTTCCCTTCTTTTTCTCCCGCCTTGGCATAAAGAAGATGCTCATGGCAGGCATGCTGGCCTGGGCCGTACGGTACCTGCTTTTTGCTTATGGTAACAGTCAGTCGTTGGTATGGATGCTTTACCTCGGCATTATTCTTCATGGCGTATGCTACGATTTCTTTTTTGTCACTGGTCAGGTATACGTGGATAATCAGGCCTCTGAAAAGATACGCTCGGCAGCCCAGGGTTTCATTGCTTTCATAACCTACGGTTCGGGTATGTTTGTCGGCTCATTGATCCAAGGCAAGGTTGCGGGAATGTATGCACTCCAGCCTTCGGGTCATAACTGGCGAAGCATCTGGATCATTCCGGCTGGCGGAGCTGCAGCTGTTCTGATCCTTTTTGTTTTATTCTTCCAAAGCAAGGACAAGAAGCAACTCAAGTCCGTTCCGGCAATGGATCCCGTGGCAATTGCAGAATAG
- a CDS encoding sugar phosphate isomerase/epimerase family protein, protein MFQISLAEWSLHRALESGKLDHMDFPKVARNDFGIHAIELVNTFFKAKAKDQDYLAEFRKRADDFGVKALLIMCDHEGNVGDAEPEARKNAIENHRKWLEAAKFLGCHSIRVNAYSSGTPEEQKEFVSEGLHTLSEAAAKLELSVLVENHGGLSSNAAWLASVIRKVNLPNCGTLPDFGNWKLADGTEYDRYQGLTELMPFAKSVSAKSRDFDASGNEAHSDYRRMVQIVLAAGYHGHLGIEYSGEQISEAEGILTTKRLLEIVRAEFSRNQVN, encoded by the coding sequence ATGTTCCAGATATCTCTGGCTGAATGGTCGCTCCATCGCGCATTGGAGAGTGGCAAGCTTGACCACATGGATTTTCCCAAAGTCGCTCGCAACGACTTTGGAATTCATGCCATTGAACTGGTAAACACTTTCTTCAAAGCAAAAGCTAAAGATCAGGACTATTTGGCTGAGTTTAGGAAACGAGCAGACGACTTCGGCGTAAAGGCCTTGCTCATCATGTGCGACCATGAGGGAAACGTGGGCGATGCTGAGCCCGAGGCAAGAAAAAATGCCATCGAGAATCATCGTAAATGGCTGGAGGCGGCGAAATTCCTCGGCTGCCATTCCATTCGAGTAAATGCTTACTCCTCGGGAACTCCTGAAGAACAAAAGGAGTTTGTGAGCGAAGGTTTGCATACGCTTTCCGAAGCTGCAGCGAAACTGGAATTGAGCGTTCTCGTTGAAAATCATGGTGGCCTTTCCTCCAATGCTGCCTGGCTTGCCTCAGTGATCAGAAAGGTCAACCTGCCTAACTGCGGCACCCTGCCCGATTTTGGAAATTGGAAACTGGCAGATGGAACTGAATACGACCGTTATCAAGGACTTACTGAACTGATGCCTTTCGCAAAATCCGTCAGTGCCAAATCTCGCGACTTTGATGCCAGTGGCAATGAAGCCCACAGCGATTATCGACGCATGGTGCAAATTGTCCTCGCTGCGGGTTATCACGGTCACCTGGGCATCGAATACAGTGGTGAGCAGATTTCGGAAGCTGAAGGAATTCTGACCACCAAAAGGCTTCTCGAAATTGTGAGAGCTGAGTTTTCCCGGAACCAGGTCAACTGA
- the folK gene encoding 2-amino-4-hydroxy-6-hydroxymethyldihydropteridine diphosphokinase, whose amino-acid sequence MNPNLAFIALGSNLGDSKRILQDVILRLERISTEPLLKSSFWETTPVDCPPGSPMFLNAVIGLVPESGETPESLLSRLQTLEREFGRQTKKVLNEPRPLDLDLISFGNEVRNHATLVLPHPRAHLRRFVLQPLAEIAPDLLLPGQLRNVVELLRDLGSNEEIRKIS is encoded by the coding sequence ATGAATCCTAATCTTGCTTTCATTGCCTTAGGATCCAATTTGGGAGATTCCAAACGAATTCTACAAGATGTCATACTCAGACTGGAACGGATTTCGACTGAGCCACTTCTTAAATCCTCTTTCTGGGAAACGACCCCAGTCGACTGTCCGCCTGGTTCGCCGATGTTTTTGAATGCTGTAATTGGCTTGGTCCCAGAAAGCGGCGAAACACCCGAGTCGTTGTTGTCGAGGTTGCAAACCTTGGAAAGGGAGTTTGGTCGTCAAACCAAGAAGGTCTTGAACGAACCCCGGCCTTTGGACCTGGACCTGATTTCTTTTGGTAACGAGGTGCGCAACCACGCAACATTGGTTTTGCCTCATCCACGTGCGCATTTGCGCAGGTTTGTCCTTCAACCCCTCGCTGAAATCGCTCCTGATTTGCTTTTGCCAGGGCAACTCAGGAATGTAGTGGAATTGCTCCGCGATCTGGGTTCCAATGAAGAAATCAGGAAAATCAGTTGA
- the dapB gene encoding 4-hydroxy-tetrahydrodipicolinate reductase has product MTKVIITGSKGRMGKALIACAERNPELKVAGQIDAGENLADVIKEADVVIDFSFHAASAGFAEVSAQHKKAIVIGTTGHSEADKAKIVSLASKIPIVLATNFSTGVNTLFWLTRKAAEILGSDFDLEIVEMHHRLKKDAPSGTATTLAEILADVRKLQLKEALRHGREGIVGERTASEIGMHSVRGGDVVGDHTVIFATNGERVELTHKASSRETFANGALRAAEWVVKQKPGLYNMQDVLGLK; this is encoded by the coding sequence ATGACCAAAGTAATTATTACCGGTTCCAAGGGGCGTATGGGCAAGGCGTTGATTGCCTGTGCGGAGCGCAATCCTGAACTGAAGGTCGCGGGCCAAATCGATGCGGGAGAAAATCTTGCGGACGTGATTAAAGAGGCGGACGTGGTAATTGATTTTAGCTTTCACGCCGCTTCAGCCGGATTTGCGGAAGTTTCCGCGCAGCATAAAAAGGCGATCGTGATTGGCACCACGGGGCATTCAGAAGCTGACAAAGCAAAGATTGTCAGTCTTGCTTCGAAGATTCCCATCGTGCTCGCCACAAATTTTTCCACCGGTGTTAATACGCTCTTTTGGCTGACTCGCAAAGCTGCCGAAATTCTTGGGTCCGATTTTGACCTGGAAATTGTAGAGATGCATCACCGGTTAAAGAAAGATGCTCCGAGCGGCACCGCGACCACGCTGGCGGAAATATTGGCCGATGTGCGCAAGCTCCAACTTAAGGAAGCTTTGCGTCATGGACGGGAGGGGATTGTTGGTGAGCGCACTGCGTCAGAAATTGGCATGCATTCTGTGCGTGGTGGGGATGTGGTTGGCGATCACACTGTTATTTTCGCCACCAATGGTGAACGCGTTGAACTTACGCACAAAGCCTCCAGTCGTGAGACTTTTGCGAATGGTGCATTACGGGCTGCCGAATGGGTGGTGAAGCAAAAGCCCGGCCTCTACAACATGCAGGATGTACTCGGGCTTAAGTAG